In the genome of Pyrobaculum islandicum DSM 4184, the window ACTATAAAACCTAAAGCCGTAAGCCCATATGTGCCTCTCGGTATGTCAATAGCTATGGCTATTAATATTGCAAGTATTACCAAAAGTAAAGCTAGCGTTCGGTATTGCCTAAAAAGATAAGCCCTAGCGCCAGTAGCTATTGCTTGTGAAATAAATTGCATCTTCTCACTTCCGGGATCTTGCCTTAAAACCCACCTGGCAAGATATATAGCATATATAACACCTAAAGCCCCCACTATTGTTCCAAAGACGGCAAATTCTACCATAGCCGACCAGATCTATATTACTTAAAAGTTTTTCAAGAGCTATGGCTAGCGTATACGTAAACTATACGTATACATAAAAATATTTTAAAAAGCTACGAAATCGATTGCCATATGCCTCTTGAGCGCGTTGTAGAATTCAGAATAGCAGGAGACATTGATATAATTCCTGAACTGATATATTTCATAGGCAAGGCAGGAGTAGCTATGTTTGAGGAAAGACCTGAGAAACTTCCAAAACCACACGATCCTATTCTTTTTCAAAAAGCTAAGAAAATAGACGAATTTCTTAACCAATTAATGCTGTATATACAGCCACAGCAAGTAAAGTTGCCTCTCGAAAACCTAGAACAACAGGTAAATGCTGTTTTGGAAAAACTGGAGTCTATTTACAAAGATGTTTTATATCGTGTCCGCTTGGCAGACGAGCTAAGGACTAAGTTAGCTATCTCAAGAGAAATTTTTTCACTTAAGACAGTTAGTATTCCTAAAACAGAATCAATAGACATATTTATAGTATTGCCAGGTAAAGCCATAAGGGAAACTATAGAGTTAGCAAAATCATTTAACGCCTCTGTTATACAACAGGGTAATATCCTTATTGTAGCTATAGAGCGTAGAAGCGCATCACAATTAAAAACTGCGTTGGAAAAACTCGGGGTAAAAATCTTCACGCCACAAGAGGTCGCAGAGGTGGATCCTCCTGACGTAATTGAGGATAAGCTAAAAAAAGTAGAGGAGGAGCTCAGAGCTATAGTCCTAAGACACAAGGACTTGATAGACTATGCATATACCCTCAGAGGCGCTATAGCTACTGTTATAGATACTTTTAATAAATCTGCAATAGATGAGGGGCTAGAGGTCGGCCGTCTTTTTGAATCGTACGAGAGAGAAATAAACAGGTTGGAATACCAACTAGCAAGTCTGAGCAAAATCAGAAAGGTCTTGAGCGCTCTCTCAGAAAAAGAAAGTCTAAAAATTCCAGAGGGCTACAAACTAGTTATAGACCCAGAGACTCCTATAGAGGCGCCCCACGTAATTCAGGAAATAGACGGGATTAAGATAGCTCTTGTGAGAGGAGGTGCCAAAGGTTTAGAGATTCCACGCGAGTATTTAACAGATATAAAAACTGGGAGAGAGCTCGTCGAAAACGCTATAAGATCTACAGAGGTATCGCTACAAAAATTGAAGAAAGAGTTGGAGACTTTAGAAAAGCTATACGGCGAATATTCTTTATACGGGGATAAAAATTGGGAGGGGCATAGAAATACTGCATCAGTGATATTTTACACGTTGGAAAAAGATGTGAAGAAAATAGATGACATACTTACAGAATTTATAAGGAGGAACTTAGTTAAACTAGATGTAGTTAAAAAGATACGCTATAAATATTTTGATAAAGTGCCTGTAGAGAGAAGACCCACGTTGGAGAAATATCCAACGCCAATTAGACAATTTACAAAAATTGTATATATGTATGGAGTTCCTAAAGCTGATGAATTAAGTCCTGTTCCCTTGGTGGCGTTGATCTTTCCTGTATTTTTCGGCTGGATGTACGGCGACTTAGGCCACGGCTTCCTCCTATTTCTCCTGGGGGTACTCCTAATGACTAAGTTATATGGAGGAAGACATAGAGATTGGGGCGTGATATGGACTCTCACAGGCCTGGTGTCTATGTTTTTTGGCGCTTTTGTATATCAAGAGGCCTTTGGATTTGGCCTAAAAGAGCTCGGTATAAAAATGCCGACACTTCCGCTGTTGCACATATTCGGGGTACACACCCTGGTAGAGTCTGAGGGTGTGATAATTGCCCTAAGGGCTGCGTTTTTACTCGGCTTTCTGTTGTTACTTCTCGCCTTTATTTCAAAAATCATAAACACGGTACTCAAGGGAGAGCCCGACGTAGCAATAGCAGTAGTGCTACCACAAGCTCTACTCTTCTTTTCATTAGGTATGGTGTTTTTCAGCCTTATAAAAGACGCGTTTCATATGGAGTTTCTAACCCCGTTGATGCAACTCCCCTGGATATATGTATTTCTGCTTGCGTTTATCTGGAGCGCGACAGGGGCTCTAGTACTCAAAGCTAGATATAAACACCATGAGGAAGCCCCGCCTATAACTGAGGAGTTTATCATGGGATTTGTGGAGGGATCTCTAGCGGCACTTGCAAATATACCAAGCTTCTCTCGTCTGGTAATACTCATACTTATACATGGCGTGTTGACAAAGTTGGCAAACGGCGTCGCCATAGCCCTAGGCCCCGCTGGGCTACTCTTTGCAGTGTTTGCCCACGCCCTAATAGCCGCGGCGGAGGGCCTCTTCTCGACGGTACAATCGCTACGTCTGACGTTCTACGAGATATTTTCTAAGTTCTACGAGGGCAGAGGCCGCCTCTTTACACCCTTGGCGCTTCCATAATGGAGATAATTGCGGAGATTACGCCACTTAGAGATAGAGACAAAGTACTCAGAAAGTTGGAGTCCATAAAGCCCTATGTGGAGAAGGTAGATATCCCAGAGTCGCCGGGTGGTAAACCGACAGCGCACTCCCTGGCGGTGGGCGCTTTAGCAAAGCAGTTGGGGCTGGAGCCCATAGTCCACATAAGGCTTCTCGACGTAAACAAGACAGGGTTTAAATCCCTCCTAGGCGGCGCCTACATACTCGGCGTAAGATATGTTGTGGTTTTACAGGGCGATCCGCCGGCAGAGGGCGAGCCCGTTGGTGAAGTCACTACGGAGGAGGCGGTGGCAGAGGCAAAGAAGATGGGCTTTGTGACAGGCGCTCTTCTTAGTTTCAGAAGAGACTACATAGAGCGAATAAGACGGTTGGGAGCCGACTTTTATCTAGCGCTACATCTAACTGACGTTAAACAGTTAGAGGGTTTGCCACCAATAATATATCCCTATATTATGATTAAAACAGGGAACAACATCGCGTTGCTCGAGAGACTAAGACAGACAGCTGTTGAACTGCCGCAAGCGCTAGGGTTAATAGAGAAGCTCAGAGGAGTAGTTCCAGGCATTGTCTTGTCTGTACCTGGAGATTTTGAGACGCTACTTCAGATTCTAAGAAAAATCAAAACATGCCGCAGTTAAAAAGTCTTCTGTCGCGGTAACCAACAAGATATATACCGTTTATCAAAACTCCTAAGTCATATACATAGAAGCGACAGGGGTACTTCGGTATTGTGACAACTCGACCGCCGGCGAGAATTAGAAAAGTGTTGTTCGTCTCTCCCACAACAACCCCCCTCACCCTATAGGAGCATTTGTACGTGGAGACCTCTCTTCCTAAAAGATCTATAC includes:
- a CDS encoding ribonuclease P protein subunit, translated to MPICIDLLGREVSTYKCSYRVRGVVVGETNNTFLILAGGRVVTIPKYPCRFYVYDLGVLINGIYLVGYRDRRLFNCGMF
- a CDS encoding V-type ATPase 116kDa subunit family protein, with the translated sequence MPLERVVEFRIAGDIDIIPELIYFIGKAGVAMFEERPEKLPKPHDPILFQKAKKIDEFLNQLMLYIQPQQVKLPLENLEQQVNAVLEKLESIYKDVLYRVRLADELRTKLAISREIFSLKTVSIPKTESIDIFIVLPGKAIRETIELAKSFNASVIQQGNILIVAIERRSASQLKTALEKLGVKIFTPQEVAEVDPPDVIEDKLKKVEEELRAIVLRHKDLIDYAYTLRGAIATVIDTFNKSAIDEGLEVGRLFESYEREINRLEYQLASLSKIRKVLSALSEKESLKIPEGYKLVIDPETPIEAPHVIQEIDGIKIALVRGGAKGLEIPREYLTDIKTGRELVENAIRSTEVSLQKLKKELETLEKLYGEYSLYGDKNWEGHRNTASVIFYTLEKDVKKIDDILTEFIRRNLVKLDVVKKIRYKYFDKVPVERRPTLEKYPTPIRQFTKIVYMYGVPKADELSPVPLVALIFPVFFGWMYGDLGHGFLLFLLGVLLMTKLYGGRHRDWGVIWTLTGLVSMFFGAFVYQEAFGFGLKELGIKMPTLPLLHIFGVHTLVESEGVIIALRAAFLLGFLLLLLAFISKIINTVLKGEPDVAIAVVLPQALLFFSLGMVFFSLIKDAFHMEFLTPLMQLPWIYVFLLAFIWSATGALVLKARYKHHEEAPPITEEFIMGFVEGSLAALANIPSFSRLVILILIHGVLTKLANGVAIALGPAGLLFAVFAHALIAAAEGLFSTVQSLRLTFYEIFSKFYEGRGRLFTPLALP
- a CDS encoding methylenetetrahydrofolate reductase codes for the protein MEIIAEITPLRDRDKVLRKLESIKPYVEKVDIPESPGGKPTAHSLAVGALAKQLGLEPIVHIRLLDVNKTGFKSLLGGAYILGVRYVVVLQGDPPAEGEPVGEVTTEEAVAEAKKMGFVTGALLSFRRDYIERIRRLGADFYLALHLTDVKQLEGLPPIIYPYIMIKTGNNIALLERLRQTAVELPQALGLIEKLRGVVPGIVLSVPGDFETLLQILRKIKTCRS